A part of Kwoniella dejecticola CBS 10117 chromosome 5, complete sequence genomic DNA contains:
- a CDS encoding protein PNS1, translating into MSAQQYYQGGNNGDGGYDQQRGYNNYPQQGQQYGQQQGYSQQYPQQQQQYPQQQQQYPQQQQQYQPPQGPPQPQQQQYQPPSGQPQAQGQYGMKPSQPYAAPQPGGYGESGAPPAYVDTAPFSQADEKTGQRLNPRKRLNDPIFLVLFIAAVAGFAVLSGIAIKSFIDVGGLGGGFGNGSQGGTGSSVTLDYHTVYLLLCVCALGLVLAGLYLALVRAFTRIIIEVTLALTVILNIGICIYYFIIKYWSGAIIFLVIALLSVFFYWSMRKRIPLAKLLLQVTIDITKHHPSVYLVVFLGLIVQSALSVWYTFTCIAIYVKWTPGSETCTGTSCSSGKVAGLIFYSTFAYLWTSQVIGNVILCTLAGGIFGGWYYYGPRVPTGGLPKRATLSAFIRASTLSLGSIAFGSLIVTLLELIRLILQAIQQYEAGEGDMIGSIIACCAACCVGCIEGLIAWFNKYAYIEISLYGKSYIPAAKDTWRLLKDRGIDALVNDSLVGTALMWGAYINGFLCAVLGYLYLRFTNPAYNSDGQYSAPVILFSFLIGISEGQVINSAIDAGVSTIFVGLGEDPMVLAERSPALFEMIRQTYPRVVEGVPRR; encoded by the exons ATGAGCGCTCAACAGTATTATCAAGGTGGGAAtaatggagatggaggatacGACCAGCAAAGAGGATATAACAATTACCCTCAGCAAGGGCAGCAGTATGGTCAACAACAAGGGTATAGTCAACAATaccctcaacagcaacagcaataccctcaacagcaacagcaataccctcaacagcaacagcaatatcaacctcctcaaggtcctcctcagcctcaacaacaacaatatcaaccGCCTTCAGGTCAACCCCAGGCTCAAGGGCAATACGGTATGAAACCTTCTCAGCCATATGCGGCACCTCAACCAGGAGGCTATGGAGAATCAGGCGCACCTCCTGCATATGTAGATACAGCACCGTTCTCCCAAGCAGACGAGAAGACCGGTCAGAGGCTGAACCCCAGAAAACGACTGAACGACCCGATCTTCTTagtcctcttcatcgctgctgTAGCTGGATTCGCCGTATTATCAGGGATAGCGATTAAGAGTTTTATAGATGTCGGTGGACTAGGCGGGGGATTCGGGAATGGATCACAAGGTGGAACGGGCTCAAGCGTTACTCTTGACTA CCATACCGTCTATTTGCTTCTTTGCGTATGTGCTTTGGGATTGGTCCTTGCTGGACTGTACCTAGCG CTTGTCCGAGCCTTCACGAGGATCATCATCGAGGTGACTCTTGCGTTGACCGTCATTCTTAATATCGGTATATGCATCT Actacttcatcatcaaat ACTGGTCAGGAgctatcatcttccttgtTATTGCCCTGCTGtccgtcttcttctactGGTCAATgcgaaagag GATCCCCCTCGCCAAGCTCCTTTTACAAGTCaccatcgatatcaccaagCACCACCCATCGGTTTATCTCGTCGTGTTTCTAGGACTCATCGTTCAGTCGGCTTTGTCGGTATGGTACACTTTTACCTGTATTGCCATCTACGTTAAATGGACACCTGGTagtgaga CGTGTACCGGTACAAGCTGTTCGTCTGGCAAAGTCGCCGGATTGATCTTCTACTCTACCTTCGCATACCTTTGGACGTCGCAGGTAATCGGTAATGTCATCTTGTGTACGCTTGCAGGAGGTATCTTTGGTG GATGGTATTATTATGGTCCACGAGTCCCGACCGGTGGTCTTCCCAAACGAGCCACACTTTCAGCTTTCATCAGAGCGTCAACCTTATCTCTCGGATCTATCGCATTCGGTTCTCTCATCGTCACTTTACTGGAATTGATCAGGTTGATCCTCCAAGCTATACAGCAATacgaagcaggagaaggagatatgATAGGTTCAATCATCGCTTGTTGTGCTGCGTGCTGTGTGGGCTGTATAGAAGGCTTGATTGCGTGGTTCAACAAATACGCTTACATCGAAATTTCGTTATATGGCAAATCGTATATCCCGGCTGCGAAGGATACTTGGAGATTGCTCAAAGATAGGGGCATTGATGCGCTTGTGAATGATTCGTTGGTGGGAACGG CTCTGATGTGGGGTGCTTATATCAATGGATTCTTGTGTGCGGTACTTGGATACCTGTATCTAAGGT TCACTAATCCAGCTTATAATTCCGACGGACAATACTCTGC TCCGGTCATActcttctcattcttgatcGGTATCAGTGAAGGCCAAGTGATCAACAGTGCCATT GACGCCGGTGTTTCGACCATCTTTGTGGGACTAGGCGAAGATCCAAT GGTTTTGGCTGAACGAAGTCCGGCTTTGTTCGAGATGATCCGACAAACGTATCCTAGAGTCGTTGAGGGTGTCCCCAGACGATAA
- a CDS encoding S-adenosylmethionine decarboxylase proenzyme, with translation MTVPSDTPQEAISSPGPFEGPEKLLEIWFAPSYDQLPSPTPQPNSYTPVTARPSEARRQTINGQKAPVGALKGLRQVPKEVWEEMLDIVKCKVLSVVEGDELDAYLLSESSLFVAPHLIILKTCGTTLNLLGLYRIIEIAKEWCGYTNVWRCFYSRKSFFFPERQQGPHKDWTDEVRFLDTVFGTAGAAYTVGPMNRDHWLLYLTSPNTVPHLPTSSLPSPASSLILPSPQPQEPLSHLASASNAIASSSTSFQPTKYQDTTLEILMTHLSPSARSKFYNDEIVNGTVKSGLELGAEISKELGIDQLFSREETVLDSFGFDPCGYSANAVIASGLPEASSSSSSSGSGNKKTRGGGYFTIHVTPEEGWSYASFECNVPLPTSTSTSTSTSRSTSTSTQEEAIKRPELQDLIRKVVNIFEPSRLSITLFVSTPAATATSAASGPHDIGNGDAETQQTEVEQRAWQSFGTDLLGKSFVRKDRIGYEFDGYDLVFACFEKRGWKEPVSKGQMSIGEHNGDV, from the exons ATGACAGTCCCCTCTGATACTCCACAAGAAGCTATATCCTCTCCCGGCCCATTCGAGGGCCCTGAAAAATTACTTGAGATCTGGTTCGCACCTTCCTACGACCAATTACCATCCCCAACTCCTCAACCGAACTCCTATACCCCCGTTACAGCTAGACCATCTGAGGCTCGACGACAGACTATAAATGGCCAAAAAGCTCCAGTGGGTGCGCTGAAGGGATTGAGACAGGTCCCCAAGGAAGTATGGGAGGAGATGTTGGATATTGTTAAATGTAAAGTCCTCAGTGTGGTTGAGggggatgagctggatgcgTATCTGTTATC CGAATCATCCCTCTTCGTCGCTCCTCatttgatcatcctcaaaaCATGCGGCACGACGCTGAACTTGCTGGGATTGTACCGAATTATCGAGATTGCGAAAGAATGGTGCGGATACACCAACGTCTGGAGGTGTTTCTACAGTCGTAAAagtttcttcttccctgaGAGACAGCAGGGACCTCATAAAGACTGGACGGACGAGGTCAGGTTTCTAGATACTGTCTTTG GCACAGCAGGAGCAGCGTATACTGTCGGACCCATGAACAGGGATCACTGGTTATTGTACCTCACTTCACCTAACACCGTCCCGCATCTACCTACTTCATCATTGCCTTCTCCAGCATCTTCCCTCATACTGCCCTCCCCACAACCTCAAGAACCCCTGTCCCATTTAGCATCAGCTTCCAACGCTattgcttcttcgtcgacttcaTTCCAACCTACAAAATACCAAGATACGACCCTCGAAATACTCATGACCCACTTATCGCCCTCTGCCCGATCTAAATTCTACAACGACGAAATAGTCAACGGAACGGTCAAATCCGGATTAGAGCTGGGTGCCGAAATCTCCAAAGAACTGGGCATAGACCAGCTTTTCTCAAGGGAAGAAACGGTATTGGATTCGTTCGGATTCGACCCTTGTGGATATAGTGCCAATGCAGTCATAGCGAGTGGTCTGCCTGAGgcgtcctcttcttcttcttctagcGGTAGCGGGAACAAGAAGACCAGGGGAGGAGGATATTTCACGATTCACGTTACACCGGAAGAGGGATGGTCTTACGCTTCTTTCGAATGTAATGTCCCTTTACCGacgtcgacatcaacatcgacatcgacatcgcggtcaacctcaacatcaacccAAGAAGAGGCGATCAAACGACCTGAATTACAAGATTTAATCAGAAAAGTGGTCAATATCTTTGAACCCTCCAGACTTTCAATCACACTTTTCGTCTCTACTCCAGCGGCCACAGCAACATCAGCGGCGAGTGGACCACATGACATCGGGAATGGAGACGCCGAAACACAACAGACAGAAGTCGAACAGAGAGCATGGCAATCGTTCGGAACTGATTTACTGGGAAAGAGCTTCGTGAGGAAAGATAGGATAGGATACGAGTTTGATGGGTACGATCTGGTCTTTGCCTGCTTTGAGAAAAGGGGGTGGAAAGAGCCCGTGAGCAAAGGGCAGATGAGTATAGGCGAACATAATGGAGATGTGTga